The Saccharothrix variisporea genome has a segment encoding these proteins:
- a CDS encoding cupredoxin domain-containing protein yields MFSSGGRRRRWSRAAALGSALLLSLAAVGLNAPAATAATFTVSMQNLQYNPPTLNVQVGDTVRWTNNETNGVTHSVTGGPLSADVNPGESFSFTFTSAGTVNYRCRFHPDMLGSVVVNGTNPTTTTTPTSTTGPTTTTTVPTTTTTTSPPAPGPTTTTGSGGTPIGVGPVPVSFHLTDNQGSWYDTNLTLFGTRSLAVAELPRVKPGSIIPGLPLNGLPLLGNGALLGSAASDLLNGDLASLTQLQFNNGSPLISSLGVDPAQLLGLDNLRNAIGKVLSPLDLRSIRANTLITQLTQQMAARPANTKTNLLDLPVGVDLMKVLADIQAYVSSTTISLPVTVNFDISAPAAQSAHTITNLIWPEDAAGFPFDQPGAFVGSTTAQLTAPGLYAFVCKIHPYMLGAVVVDDPLTPGLDFGKKLRVNSRALNVPSDADIISQLVNKFFNITSPGNWQKFSNTEAKTWNPTFPPAPILMYDSNGSPQLVPILDAYFKNKFNTPKTLPALNQRPGTPGVGEVWIDTEMEKTASKTKSGTATKVDVTSWTVDRKVALPEVNMNNPHNMWTDKDERYIYQTEWFSNKLDVFERATGRFVRQVEVGPDPSHVMTRTDTDQLHVAINGGASVVELSPGGTKIDRRIPVQGPGEKVAHPHAHWMTGDGATMVTPNVNSYDSTIVDIATGNIRKEATGELPIATGITPDGAKAYEANFMGGTVSCISLKADACKDGGATVHNKQIDLWRNYDPVAGERGPFGGLPIQLPVSPDGNAVVVANTLSSNLTVIDPKTDEIVKWLPCDSGCHGINYGAKRGGGYYAYVSSKFANTLAVVDIDPNGDGSPSDAAVVGKMVLDPAPTTATDDPVVDYAGMGGMGVLAVPLVYNGWVQKVPSNPVNDLLTCRQRHPITYSTDC; encoded by the coding sequence ATGTTCTCTTCGGGAGGGAGACGCCGACGCTGGTCACGGGCCGCCGCGCTCGGCTCGGCGCTGCTGCTCTCCCTGGCGGCCGTCGGGCTGAACGCGCCGGCGGCCACCGCGGCCACGTTCACGGTGTCGATGCAGAACCTCCAGTACAACCCGCCGACCCTGAACGTGCAGGTCGGCGACACCGTCAGGTGGACCAACAACGAGACCAACGGCGTCACGCACAGCGTCACCGGCGGCCCGCTGTCCGCGGACGTCAACCCCGGTGAGTCCTTCTCGTTCACCTTCACCTCGGCCGGCACCGTCAACTACCGCTGCCGCTTCCACCCGGACATGCTCGGCTCCGTGGTGGTCAACGGCACGAACCCGACCACCACCACGACACCCACGAGCACCACGGGCCCGACGACGACCACCACGGTGCCCACGACCACGACCACCACCAGCCCCCCGGCGCCCGGCCCGACGACGACCACCGGCTCCGGCGGCACGCCGATCGGTGTCGGCCCGGTCCCGGTGTCGTTCCACCTCACCGACAACCAGGGCTCCTGGTACGACACGAACCTCACCCTGTTCGGCACGCGGTCCCTGGCCGTGGCCGAGCTGCCGCGGGTCAAGCCCGGCAGCATCATCCCCGGCCTGCCGCTCAACGGGCTGCCGCTGCTGGGCAACGGCGCGCTGCTCGGCTCGGCCGCGAGCGACCTGCTCAACGGTGACCTGGCGAGCCTGACCCAGTTGCAGTTCAACAACGGCTCCCCGCTGATCTCGAGCCTCGGCGTCGACCCGGCGCAGCTGCTCGGGCTGGACAACCTGCGCAACGCGATCGGCAAGGTGCTCTCCCCGCTGGACCTGCGGTCGATCAGGGCGAACACGCTGATCACCCAGCTCACCCAGCAGATGGCGGCCCGCCCGGCCAACACCAAGACCAACCTGCTGGACCTGCCGGTCGGCGTCGACCTCATGAAGGTGCTGGCCGACATCCAGGCCTACGTGTCCAGCACGACGATCAGCCTGCCCGTGACGGTGAACTTCGACATCTCGGCACCCGCCGCGCAGTCGGCGCACACCATCACGAACCTGATCTGGCCGGAGGACGCGGCGGGCTTCCCGTTCGACCAGCCGGGCGCCTTCGTCGGCAGCACGACCGCGCAGCTGACCGCACCGGGTCTCTACGCGTTCGTCTGCAAGATCCACCCGTACATGCTGGGCGCCGTCGTCGTGGACGACCCGCTCACCCCCGGCCTGGACTTCGGCAAGAAGCTCAGGGTCAACAGCCGCGCGCTGAACGTCCCCTCCGACGCGGACATCATCTCGCAGCTGGTGAACAAGTTCTTCAACATCACCTCGCCGGGCAACTGGCAGAAGTTCAGCAACACCGAGGCGAAGACGTGGAACCCGACGTTCCCGCCGGCGCCGATCCTGATGTACGACTCGAACGGCTCGCCGCAGCTCGTCCCGATCCTGGACGCCTACTTCAAGAACAAGTTCAACACGCCGAAGACCCTGCCGGCGTTGAACCAGCGGCCGGGCACCCCCGGCGTGGGCGAGGTCTGGATCGACACCGAGATGGAGAAGACCGCGAGCAAGACCAAGTCCGGCACCGCGACCAAGGTCGACGTCACGTCGTGGACGGTGGACCGCAAGGTGGCGCTGCCCGAGGTCAACATGAACAACCCGCACAACATGTGGACCGACAAGGACGAGCGGTACATCTACCAAACCGAGTGGTTCAGCAACAAGCTCGACGTGTTCGAACGGGCGACCGGCCGGTTCGTCCGGCAGGTCGAAGTCGGACCCGACCCCTCGCACGTGATGACCAGGACCGACACCGACCAGCTCCACGTCGCCATCAACGGCGGCGCGTCGGTGGTCGAACTGTCGCCGGGCGGCACGAAGATCGACCGCCGCATCCCGGTCCAGGGCCCGGGGGAGAAGGTCGCGCACCCGCACGCGCACTGGATGACCGGCGACGGCGCGACCATGGTCACGCCGAACGTCAACAGCTACGACTCGACCATCGTGGACATCGCCACGGGCAACATCCGGAAGGAGGCCACCGGCGAGCTGCCGATCGCCACGGGCATCACCCCCGACGGCGCGAAGGCCTACGAGGCGAACTTCATGGGCGGCACGGTCTCGTGCATCTCGCTCAAGGCGGACGCCTGCAAGGACGGCGGCGCCACGGTGCACAACAAGCAGATCGACCTGTGGCGCAACTACGACCCGGTGGCCGGTGAGCGCGGCCCGTTCGGCGGTCTGCCGATCCAGCTGCCGGTCAGCCCGGACGGCAACGCGGTGGTCGTGGCCAACACGTTGTCGTCGAACCTGACCGTCATCGACCCGAAGACCGACGAGATCGTGAAGTGGTTGCCGTGCGACTCCGGTTGCCACGGCATCAACTACGGCGCCAAGCGGGGCGGCGGCTACTACGCCTACGTCTCCAGCAAGTTCGCCAACACGCTCGCCGTCGTCGACATCGACCCCAACGGCGACGGCAGCCCGTCCGACGCCGCCGTGGTCGGCAAGATGGTGCTCGACCCGGCGCCCACGACCGCGACCGACGACCCGGTCGTGGACTACGCGGGCATGGGCGGCATGGGCGTGCTCGCCGTGCCGCTGGTCTACAACGGCTGGGTGCAGAAGGTGCCCAGCAACCCGGTGAACGACCTGCTGACCTGCCGTCAGCGGCACCCGATCACCTACTCCACTGATTGCTGA
- a CDS encoding MmpS family transport accessory protein: MTSATATRPDRGSGRKPSAGRRTRSIAAVVALAAAGTAAWAIANQEPDPVPTTHKVVYEVTGPGGKAPLIRFATEGVNSTEQAETVDLPWRREVVLPAGPGLVVAQVMATNGEGESISCTITIDGHLVSNNTAKGEHSAVSCSNMITPELGGR; this comes from the coding sequence ATGACCTCCGCCACCGCCACGCGCCCCGACCGCGGCTCCGGGAGGAAACCGTCCGCGGGCCGGCGAACCCGGTCGATCGCCGCCGTCGTGGCCCTGGCCGCCGCCGGCACGGCCGCCTGGGCGATCGCGAACCAGGAGCCCGACCCGGTCCCGACCACGCACAAGGTCGTCTACGAGGTCACCGGCCCCGGCGGCAAGGCGCCGTTGATCAGGTTCGCCACCGAGGGCGTGAACTCCACCGAGCAGGCCGAGACCGTCGACCTGCCGTGGCGCCGGGAAGTGGTCCTGCCCGCCGGGCCGGGACTCGTGGTGGCCCAGGTGATGGCGACCAACGGCGAGGGCGAGTCGATCTCGTGCACCATCACCATCGACGGCCACCTGGTCTCCAACAACACGGCCAAGGGCGAGCACTCCGCCGTGTCGTGCTCGAACATGATCACCCCGGAGCTCGGGGGGCGGTGA
- a CDS encoding FHA domain-containing protein, producing MEPKVTHPDGLALPRGHNSLTHGVPRAVPGSVHALALGGGYAVGPRDGRIVYFGRNRPLVHVCVGEDDQQVSRRHGELIHRQGRWWLRNTGRRPIRLPGAQWLFTQQDPIPLAEGYTPLLVPGSRDREHLLEIYVTGHDSGPPRSRHGVDTDPPRRYALTPDEKLVLVVLGGGYLSREPNPKPLTWKETALRLAALQPDAGWTAKKVERRVSTVRDRLSRRGVPGLTREEVGEPLGNALNDNLLRELVQSTALTPKDLDLLRGSP from the coding sequence GTGGAGCCGAAGGTGACGCATCCGGACGGGCTCGCACTGCCCAGGGGGCACAACAGCCTGACGCACGGCGTCCCGCGGGCCGTGCCCGGTTCCGTGCACGCGCTGGCCCTGGGCGGCGGTTACGCGGTCGGCCCCCGCGACGGCCGGATCGTCTACTTCGGACGGAACCGGCCGCTGGTGCACGTGTGCGTCGGCGAGGACGACCAGCAGGTCAGCCGCAGGCACGGCGAGCTGATCCACCGCCAGGGCAGGTGGTGGCTGCGCAACACCGGACGCCGGCCGATCCGCCTGCCCGGCGCGCAGTGGCTGTTCACCCAGCAGGACCCGATCCCGCTGGCCGAGGGCTACACGCCGTTGCTGGTCCCCGGCTCACGGGACCGCGAACACCTGCTGGAGATCTACGTCACCGGCCACGACAGCGGCCCACCCCGCTCCCGCCACGGCGTCGACACCGACCCGCCCCGGCGCTACGCCCTCACCCCGGACGAGAAGCTGGTGCTCGTCGTCCTCGGCGGCGGCTACCTGTCGAGGGAGCCCAACCCGAAGCCGCTGACGTGGAAGGAAACCGCGCTCCGCCTCGCCGCGCTCCAACCCGACGCGGGGTGGACCGCGAAGAAGGTCGAACGCCGCGTCAGCACGGTCCGCGACCGCCTGTCCCGCCGAGGGGTGCCCGGCCTGACCCGCGAGGAGGTCGGCGAACCACTCGGCAACGCCCTCAACGACAACCTGCTCCGGGAACTCGTCCAGTCCACCGCACTCACCCCGAAGGACCTCGACCTGCTGCGCGGGAGTCCGTGA
- a CDS encoding serine/threonine-protein kinase: MSQLLGSGPVAEVYAVDGVALKVFPGKFDRRALAVIERERAKLAGLSAPVLPLDGVELVDGGRHAFRMELCVDSLASRVERDGPLPSEEVAALCETLPRALAAAHALGVLHGGISPTNVLFRANGEVVLADFGVVQRRQFRRDPLSGIEWVAPETLRTGLVEPATDVYGLGAVLHFALTGTSPHPSRLGELTGERILRVLGDPVPAVSRPDVPVPLSTAIGRMLAPDPARRSSPATDTSASGTTDAPQARPSRRHRYAIGAGLAVSAAALAFVLVPRTTPEPPPTSTPPPAPVSEAAEPVVELAEPIDLGDKVALTWTSNDDKLYYAVRYWVEGEPGHTFPVGFGNTTTVSVDPDPARKYCFLVRATKGEEPIYESQTEDLRGAVCDG; the protein is encoded by the coding sequence ATGAGCCAGTTGCTCGGCAGCGGCCCGGTGGCCGAGGTGTACGCGGTCGACGGGGTCGCGTTGAAGGTGTTCCCCGGCAAGTTCGACCGGCGTGCCCTCGCGGTGATCGAGCGGGAACGCGCCAAGCTCGCCGGGCTGTCCGCGCCGGTGCTGCCGCTGGACGGCGTCGAACTGGTCGACGGCGGCAGGCACGCGTTCCGGATGGAGCTGTGCGTCGACTCGCTGGCGAGCCGCGTCGAACGGGACGGGCCGCTGCCGTCCGAGGAGGTGGCGGCGCTGTGCGAGACGCTGCCACGCGCGCTGGCCGCCGCGCACGCGCTCGGCGTGCTGCACGGCGGGATCAGCCCGACCAACGTCCTGTTCCGCGCGAACGGCGAGGTCGTGCTGGCCGACTTCGGCGTCGTGCAACGCCGGCAGTTCCGGCGCGACCCGTTGTCCGGCATCGAGTGGGTGGCGCCGGAGACGCTGCGCACCGGCCTGGTCGAACCGGCCACCGACGTGTACGGCCTCGGCGCGGTGCTGCACTTCGCGCTGACCGGGACCTCGCCGCACCCGAGCCGGCTCGGGGAGCTGACCGGCGAGCGGATCCTGCGCGTGCTCGGCGACCCGGTGCCCGCGGTCAGCCGTCCCGACGTCCCCGTCCCGCTGTCCACCGCCATCGGCCGCATGCTGGCACCCGACCCGGCCCGCCGGTCCTCCCCGGCGACCGACACTTCCGCTTCGGGTACGACCGACGCACCGCAGGCCCGGCCTTCGCGCCGACACCGGTACGCGATCGGGGCGGGGCTGGCCGTGTCAGCCGCCGCGCTGGCGTTCGTGCTCGTCCCGCGCACCACACCCGAGCCGCCCCCGACGAGCACACCGCCACCGGCCCCGGTCTCGGAGGCGGCGGAGCCGGTGGTGGAACTGGCCGAGCCGATCGACCTGGGCGACAAGGTCGCGCTCACCTGGACCTCGAACGACGACAAGCTGTACTACGCCGTCCGCTACTGGGTGGAGGGCGAGCCCGGCCACACGTTCCCCGTGGGGTTCGGGAACACGACGACGGTGAGCGTCGATCCCGACCCGGCCCGCAAGTACTGCTTCCTGGTGCGCGCCACCAAGGGCGAGGAGCCGATCTACGAGAGCCAGACCGAGGACCTGCGAGGGGCGGTCTGCGATGGGTGA
- a CDS encoding transglutaminaseTgpA domain-containing protein → MTTAAGGDRVAPGASGDRVTPGATGDRVARIHAVWLLLATAVPGLLFAPVFGLWALVPPVAGVVVACYAVVELCLRVPALRPWRPLLALVAGALVLVELVLYDTTRSGLPTSASLTRLVAGVTDSWQLTLQSTWPVRPEADLLLFVPLLVLVVGMIGIELLRRPAAAVLPSLALLLLSQAFVAAEGAVVLPAALAYGVAAAGLFLSPSRSAIALTVALSVVAAVVGLAVPTGPAYSVRHNEFAPAPSAREVSPLAEVAARLADPDAEVFRYTSDAPVDRWRLVVLDGFDGVTWTAGDRYRRLGAEIGPPAGTTVPTTGHSARLTVPGGARWLPSQAMPTSVTGPVRPLIDQDSGTLLLPERGGPVAYDLHWREPFGDLAGLADAAVSADVRTGDLGTVPGEIAGLARTATRDARPTFRTALVLEQYLGDNYKVATGAELPTGSGWPQLREFLLDTKRGTSEQFAASYVVLARIVGIPARLAVGFRAPREPADGDVVVRNEDVLAWPEVAVEGVGWVPLDPAGAASDAGPASTPLAEVVAKARTELPPPTQPLPDPPVSAPGRVAQGSSGVGVGTLALWGGLGLLALLGTALLAIPVAKLVRTARRKRYTGVRGVVGAWWEARDLLRAHGTRITPGMTARDVAAVSAESTVDSLRRLAVHLDMALWSGVPVQQDTVTAAWQAVAEIRGTLARRSFGARVKAVFAIR, encoded by the coding sequence ATGACGACGGCGGCAGGCGGTGATCGGGTGGCGCCGGGAGCAAGTGGTGATCGGGTGACGCCGGGAGCAACTGGTGATCGGGTGGCGCGGATCCACGCGGTGTGGTTGCTGCTCGCGACCGCGGTGCCGGGTCTGCTGTTCGCCCCGGTGTTCGGGCTGTGGGCGTTGGTGCCGCCGGTGGCCGGTGTCGTCGTGGCCTGCTACGCCGTGGTCGAGCTGTGCCTCCGGGTTCCCGCGCTGCGGCCGTGGCGTCCCCTGCTCGCGCTGGTCGCGGGTGCGCTCGTGCTGGTCGAGCTGGTGCTGTACGACACCACCCGCAGCGGTCTGCCGACCTCGGCCAGTCTCACCCGGCTGGTCGCCGGCGTGACCGACTCCTGGCAGCTCACCCTCCAGTCGACGTGGCCGGTGCGGCCCGAGGCGGACCTGCTGCTGTTCGTGCCGTTGCTCGTGCTCGTCGTGGGCATGATCGGGATCGAGCTGCTGCGCCGGCCCGCCGCGGCCGTGCTGCCGAGCCTGGCGCTGCTCCTGCTGAGCCAGGCCTTCGTCGCCGCGGAGGGTGCGGTGGTGCTGCCGGCCGCCCTCGCCTACGGGGTCGCCGCGGCGGGGCTGTTCCTGTCCCCGTCCCGGTCCGCGATCGCGCTGACGGTCGCGCTGAGCGTCGTGGCCGCGGTCGTCGGCCTGGCGGTGCCGACCGGACCCGCGTACTCGGTGCGGCACAACGAGTTCGCCCCGGCCCCGTCGGCGCGGGAGGTCAGCCCGCTGGCCGAGGTCGCGGCGCGGTTGGCCGATCCGGACGCGGAGGTGTTCCGGTACACCAGCGACGCTCCCGTGGACCGCTGGCGACTGGTCGTGCTGGACGGTTTCGACGGCGTCACGTGGACGGCCGGCGACCGGTACCGCAGGCTGGGCGCGGAGATCGGGCCGCCGGCCGGGACGACCGTGCCGACGACCGGGCACTCCGCGCGCCTCACCGTGCCCGGCGGGGCGCGGTGGCTGCCGAGCCAGGCCATGCCCACCTCGGTGACGGGCCCGGTGCGGCCCTTGATCGACCAGGACTCCGGCACGCTGCTGCTCCCGGAACGGGGTGGCCCGGTGGCCTACGACCTGCACTGGCGGGAGCCGTTCGGCGACCTCGCCGGGCTCGCCGACGCCGCCGTGTCCGCCGACGTCCGGACCGGCGACCTCGGGACCGTGCCGGGCGAGATCGCCGGGCTGGCGCGCACGGCCACCCGGGACGCGCGGCCGACGTTCCGGACGGCGCTGGTGCTGGAGCAGTACCTCGGCGACAACTACAAGGTCGCGACCGGCGCCGAGCTGCCCACCGGGAGCGGCTGGCCGCAGCTGCGCGAGTTCCTGCTGGACACCAAGCGGGGGACGAGCGAGCAGTTCGCCGCGTCCTACGTGGTGCTCGCCCGGATCGTCGGCATCCCGGCCCGGTTGGCGGTCGGGTTCCGCGCGCCCCGGGAGCCGGCGGACGGGGACGTGGTGGTGCGCAACGAGGACGTGCTCGCCTGGCCCGAGGTCGCGGTGGAGGGTGTCGGGTGGGTGCCGCTCGACCCGGCCGGCGCGGCGAGCGACGCGGGTCCGGCGTCGACCCCGCTGGCCGAGGTGGTGGCGAAGGCCCGGACCGAGCTGCCGCCGCCGACCCAGCCGCTGCCCGACCCGCCGGTGTCCGCGCCCGGACGGGTGGCGCAGGGGAGTTCCGGGGTCGGGGTCGGGACGCTCGCGCTGTGGGGTGGGCTGGGCCTGCTCGCGCTGCTCGGGACGGCGCTGCTCGCCATCCCGGTCGCGAAGCTCGTCCGGACCGCGCGCCGCAAGCGCTACACCGGCGTCCGCGGCGTGGTCGGCGCGTGGTGGGAGGCCCGCGACCTGCTGCGTGCGCACGGCACCCGGATCACCCCCGGCATGACCGCCCGCGACGTCGCCGCCGTGTCCGCCGAGTCCACAGTGGACAGCCTGCGTCGACTTGCCGTCCACCTGGACATGGCGTTGTGGTCGGGAGTCCCGGTGCAGCAGGACACGGTGACCGCGGCGTGGCAGGCCGTGGCGGAGATCCGCGGCACGCTCGCCCGGCGGTCGTTCGGTGCCCGGGTCAAGGCGGTGTTCGCGATCCGATGA
- a CDS encoding DUF58 domain-containing protein, whose amino-acid sequence MRLTRRGAGTLAGAVVLLALGVGAGYPLLVVVGAMALGAVAAALAVAGRKPRVEVIRELYPDRVERDGRAVLTLRVHNPGTRRQGGFTAVDRVGEDRVSVAVRSLAPGAEQPYLNEVPTGRRGRHDVGPLTLFRADALGLGRSELSLGGTATLWVYPRTHPVGAVAGGLPLHHHDGEATETSPRGSLDLREVRPYVPGDEVRHLHWKATARTGQVMIRDYADPHQPRFTVLLDDRREVTAPEFEEAVELAASLVVAAVKADHRCRLVTPGGVDVGTPSGADAVQRYLEELCVVTRTRGAGLPLVPGVLARAGGGTLVVLSSAVTVSADDRAALVGLRPRYGGVVLVVGLSGAAPEVPGVRVLRAANAVDAIRQWQAVIA is encoded by the coding sequence GTGCGGCTGACCCGGCGTGGCGCGGGCACCCTCGCGGGGGCGGTGGTGCTGCTCGCGCTCGGCGTGGGCGCGGGTTACCCGCTGCTGGTCGTGGTGGGCGCGATGGCCCTGGGCGCGGTGGCCGCCGCGCTCGCCGTCGCCGGGCGCAAGCCGCGGGTGGAGGTGATCCGCGAGCTGTACCCCGACCGGGTCGAGCGCGACGGGCGGGCCGTGCTCACGCTGCGCGTCCACAACCCGGGCACGCGGCGGCAGGGCGGCTTCACCGCCGTCGACCGGGTGGGGGAGGACCGGGTGTCCGTCGCGGTCCGGTCGCTCGCGCCCGGCGCGGAACAGCCCTACCTGAACGAGGTGCCCACCGGGCGGCGCGGCCGGCACGACGTCGGCCCGCTGACCCTGTTCCGCGCCGACGCGCTCGGGCTCGGCCGGTCCGAGCTGTCCCTCGGCGGGACGGCGACGCTGTGGGTGTACCCGCGGACGCACCCGGTCGGCGCGGTCGCCGGCGGGCTTCCGCTGCACCACCACGACGGGGAGGCCACGGAGACCTCGCCGCGGGGCTCGCTGGACCTGCGCGAGGTGCGCCCGTACGTGCCCGGGGACGAGGTCCGCCACCTGCACTGGAAGGCGACGGCCCGGACCGGGCAGGTGATGATCCGCGACTACGCCGACCCGCACCAGCCGCGGTTCACCGTGCTGCTGGACGACCGCCGCGAGGTGACGGCGCCGGAGTTCGAGGAGGCGGTGGAGCTCGCGGCGTCCCTGGTCGTCGCCGCCGTCAAGGCCGACCACCGGTGCCGGCTGGTGACGCCGGGCGGTGTCGACGTCGGCACGCCCTCGGGGGCGGACGCGGTCCAGCGGTACCTGGAGGAGCTGTGCGTCGTGACGCGGACCCGGGGTGCGGGCTTGCCGCTCGTGCCCGGCGTGCTGGCGCGGGCGGGCGGCGGCACCCTCGTCGTGCTCTCGTCCGCGGTGACCGTGTCGGCGGATGACCGTGCGGCGCTGGTCGGGCTGAGGCCCCGGTACGGCGGCGTGGTCCTGGTGGTCGGGTTGTCCGGTGCCGCGCCGGAGGTGCCGGGGGTGCGGGTGCTGCGGGCGGCGAACGCCGTGGACGCCATCCGCCAGTGGCAGGCGGTGATCGCATGA
- a CDS encoding AAA family ATPase — MTQTPGQVYELIAANVQKVVRGKPQVVRLAVAALFSEGHLLVEDVPGLGKTTLARCLARSIGGSWNRIQFTPDLLPGDVTGVQVYHQGDEEFAFHPGSVFANVVLADEINRGTPKTQSALLEVMSERRVTVDAVSHEVPRPFLVIATQNPIEMAGTYRLPEAQLDRFLMRLRMGYPDRASEALIVMSDRAGVDPDELPAVVDVPTLRGAIAQARAARIDPAVIDYATSITAATRQHPEVRYGASPRGTIALVSAAQSLAATYGRAFVTVDDIKEVAHPVLDHRLILKPEAELRQREAEGVVADLLAQLPVPVTSASGV; from the coding sequence GTGACGCAGACTCCCGGTCAGGTCTACGAGCTGATCGCGGCGAACGTCCAGAAGGTCGTGCGGGGCAAGCCGCAGGTCGTCCGGTTGGCCGTGGCCGCGCTGTTCAGCGAGGGGCACCTGCTCGTCGAGGACGTGCCGGGCCTGGGCAAGACCACGCTCGCCCGGTGCCTGGCCCGCAGCATCGGCGGCAGCTGGAACCGGATCCAGTTCACGCCGGACCTGCTGCCCGGCGACGTCACCGGTGTCCAGGTCTACCACCAGGGCGACGAGGAGTTCGCGTTCCACCCGGGCAGCGTGTTCGCGAACGTGGTGCTGGCCGACGAGATCAACCGCGGCACCCCGAAGACCCAGTCGGCGCTGCTGGAGGTGATGTCGGAGCGGCGGGTCACGGTCGACGCCGTGAGCCACGAGGTGCCCAGGCCGTTCCTGGTGATCGCCACCCAGAACCCGATCGAGATGGCGGGCACCTACCGGCTGCCCGAGGCCCAGCTGGACCGGTTCCTGATGCGGCTGCGGATGGGGTACCCGGACCGGGCCTCCGAGGCGCTGATCGTCATGAGCGACCGCGCCGGCGTCGACCCCGACGAGCTCCCCGCCGTGGTGGACGTCCCGACGCTGCGCGGCGCCATCGCGCAGGCGCGCGCGGCCCGGATCGACCCCGCCGTGATCGACTACGCGACCAGCATCACCGCCGCGACCCGGCAGCACCCGGAGGTCCGGTACGGCGCCAGCCCGCGCGGCACCATCGCGCTCGTCAGCGCGGCGCAGTCGCTCGCGGCGACCTACGGGCGCGCGTTCGTGACGGTCGACGACATCAAGGAGGTCGCGCACCCGGTGCTCGACCACCGGCTGATCCTCAAGCCGGAGGCGGAACTGCGGCAGCGCGAGGCCGAGGGCGTCGTGGCCGACCTGCTGGCCCAGCTCCCGGTCCCGGTCACGAGCGCGTCGGGGGTCTGA